One Arachis hypogaea cultivar Tifrunner chromosome 2, arahy.Tifrunner.gnm2.J5K5, whole genome shotgun sequence genomic window, TTTCCTCATGGAATTGATCTGGTGCAAATCCGCTTCCTTGACTGCTCTGTGTGACCACGACAGACCTCTAAACCTCGCATCCAGCATGGGATGATTATGGTTATCGCATAATTGTTCAACAAACCATCGCCCGCCGGCATCATCAACGTGGACCTTAATCCGGGCTTCACACCCGCACCGCGTGATCGGTCGAGGATCCTTCTTCCTGTCTTTCCGCTGCATGTGTTTTCCGTCTCACTCTCCTTCCCTCGAGCACATGAATATCTGCCAAATTATTTCGCCCTCCGCCCCCTGCTTTGTTCTGCGACCCACCTTGGACCTCCTGACCGAAAATCCCTTGATGCAACCGTATTCGTTATAGTAGTCATAAGCTGCCTGTAGGCTTGTGAACTCCATCGTGAGGACATCCTTGACTGTGAGGGAAGAAAATTCAATTGAGCCAAAGGACCCTATCCCCTCAACAACCCTCACTTCTGCTTCTGCATCTATGTCCAAATCTGCGGCGGACGAATCCATCGCTTCTGCTTCCTCTACCGGCACGGTTTCGCCGCTCATTCCATCATCAGCATCCTACAACGAACAACATACGACATGTGTGACAACAGGCGGTGGGCCACATCAACATAAACCGGTCAACAAAAACTCATAACATGAGCAACAAACACACCTGTGGCGCATGGACTCGGTCAAAATTAGATGAAAACTCGTAGCTAGGCTCCACAAACCCGTTCGACTGTCATAGTTCAAAAAAACGCAGTGAGCCAACAAAACATCGGCGTTATCAACCCTAACTACGAACACACAGCTATAATCCCAGACATCCTAAAATAACCCAACTAAAACTCATTCAACCGTAAGGACCAACCACGATTTTCGGTACAGAAATTAAAAACTAACAAATCAAATTTGGCTATGTGCCATAATAAACGGCAACCTCGAACAATCAAATGGTTAAAACTATTGGGAAAACCGGTGAGGCACGGACCCCCCAATTGAAATCAATTTCAGTAAAACACATCCCCGGTATTATCGAGCGGTAAAAACCTCAGTGACACCGACAAAGCGTACCTGTGAATCTCGTTGCCATGTGTGCTCCATTTCCTTCTCTTATTGTGAACCTCGAGACAGCCAGATCTCGATCTGTGCTTCCGCGCTGTTCAATCCCGCGTTCTCCTCCGCCGTGCACCACCGTCTCCGTGCAGGTCGACCAAACGAATCTTCACACTGACCCCAGCATAGCTTTCACCTACCTATTAATGGAGTTTGGGGCTTTGATTTATTACCGGATTCTCGTCTCCTCCCCccgttttggttgtttcttagtTTCATCCCCAACCGCTACTTTTGCTTATTTGTGAACCGACCCCAATCTTTGTCGAAAATTGAATTCATTACCTAGTCTACGAAGGTCTTGAATATACTTTCCCCACCGAAAAAATATCCTCCATACAAAGCCTTCTTTTTTGTAGTTATACTGTTGTAGACAGATACTTTGAATGAAGATTCAAAAATACACATCATTTTCTAATTCTTTTATAATTATAGatgattctttttttctttttttttttccttttcatttctcttgttcatttttattctattttattctattttttattcatttgtttTTCTCCTCTCTTTCACATTATATATTCATTTTTCATGTTTAAACATTTCTAATCTCTTATTCTTATTTATAAATATGATAAATAGAGACGGATTAACATTTATTTTGaacaaaaatgaataaatatactttataaaaaattaaaaataaatttaattttcatatattaataatgtaaaaaaattcTACACAtaaaatcatctaaatttctatTTGTGTATTCACtacaacaaaatttaattttggtaATAATAAGTCAATAACATAATGATCATTATATGCCTTATTTAACTTATGTTTATGTGCcttatttaacttatatttatGCGACAATTATATATTTGTCATGATTATCATATATTATATGGTAATTATATACTTTTACAGacattaaaaaaatctttattgGCAATTGTATAATTGCTACTAAAACTTCTtaacaataaattataaaatgactAATATTTAATTATCGGTAAATATATTAGTGGTTATTTTTATTGACgctaaaaaggttttaaaaaaaaatttcaacatcAAGTCAACCAAACCAAGATGAGAAACacatactataaaaaaataaaaattaagcaaATAAGCGACaatcattttttgtttttcagttgATACTAATTGTTCAGATATTTAAAATGGCTTATATGAAGAAAAAATTCACTAATTCAACCAAACAAAATAACATCTAATTTAAAATAGGATTAACTATTACCAGAAACCTAATTCAAATCAGTAACAACTAAACTAGGTTTTTATTAACTGTTTAATCAAAATTTTACCtgcaaaataaaatgaacatctacATACAAGATAAACTGAACATTCAAATACAGTCACATATTTTCAAACATTCATAAATCCCCTAATTCAACCAAATAAAATAACATCTAATTTAAGATGCTTTAACTATTATCAGAAGCCTAATACTTCCTCtaaaaaaatgaaaccctaactaTCAGCTAACCTTTTGTAGATCAATGAGTGAAAAAGCAAAGTGGCACGGTAGAATAATTCGCACGTCACCTTTATAACGATGGTGACGGCACAGCTGGACGGCAATGGGGCCGACTAAGTGTTGTGGTGGTGGGGCCAACTGGGTGCTGATGTACCGATGCCTTTGGCGTGCAGTTCCATCCTTCTGTTGCAGCGGCGCTGGTAGCCGGTCTCCGGCACTGGTGGAAGGCGACGGTGCTGCGACACCATGCGTGAGAGTGTGgaggagagaaaaaaaaggaaaatagtgGCAGAAGAGCAATGTCACGTGTCAAGTATGGAAGTTGGCATGGCACCGACAGAAGTAACAGAAAGGAAAACTGGTGGCACTGAGGTTTGCTAGAGAGACAGGGAGTGATAACACTACAAGGCTATGTTTGTTTAAAGAAATAGGACATTGAGATGGGGATACAGAGatacaaaatcgtgtttgacagaGGAGACATagacagagacaatgtgtccaaagacactgaattagtgtattttgtgtccattctGACAGAAAAAATACGGAAATACTAACAAAAGACAcaacttatcttttattttttctttcattattcttgttaattttttataattatattttttattattatatttttcatcttaaatattttgaataaaaaaataaattaaatttttataatttattttaatttatcaccaGATAGCATAcaagaatacaaaattttatgtttctgtcTTTTAAGTCTTATTTTTCGTGTCTTGTCTTATTTTCAGAAACAAACACAATCCAAAAAATTTAGGTGTGTCAAGATTGCTGTAAAAAGAGTTGGAAATGTGGATAATTAAGTGAAATAAGTGAATAATGGATTTTTAAAAAGGTAATTAGGAGTGAATTGTTTTTTTTAATCTTGTGTAGGAGTGAATTGTTAGTCtaatgaaattgaaaaaattaaaaaaaaataaaaaaattatattttgatattttatataaaaatatatttttatatgagatatttttgtttaactataatattaaaaatatttaaacaaaaaatatttttttaaataaaaaatataaattataacttttaattttttattttttctactatttttatttttattactataaCTTTACCCAACGGATAAAATCGCCCAAATAAGCTTACACTAAAAAATTGAAGCTGGGAGCAgagttttgttattatttattattataaaaaaattgctgCAGTGTCTCAGATCAGATCAGAgaataagaggaagaaagaaagaaccaAAGCAATTCAATTTCCCTCTTTCCAATCTAAAATCCTCTTTCTCAAACCCACCTAGTCCCAAAGTTGAGTGTAAAAGGTGCAACAATGCTAAAAGGGAGATTCTCGTTCTTCGGGGCTTCTTCTAACTCAATCAACACCAACACCAAGAATTATTCATCATTATCGAAGGGTGAAGAACTGCGTCCAAAACTGAATCTCGAAACGGATAGGCAAGTATATAGGCCTGGTGATCCAGTCGTTGTGACCATTCAGATCTCAAACCCGTCCAATGAATACTCTTTTCTCATGGAAAGGCTCGGTTTTGAGATCAAAGGGATTGAGAAATTGGACACTCAGTGGTTCGCTACACCGAAGCCTCTTCCTGGTTCTAAGCAAAGGAGAGGTTCGTTCTTTCCTTCATTCGTTCATTCCTTTGCAACATTTGAATTTCAGAGTTTTTCTTGTTTCAGTCTTAACTGCAAATTagtgattattgttattattggtgTTTTTGATTCATGTAGTAAGCTACACCTTAGTAGGATAAGGCATAGTTGTTGTTCGAGGGTTAGAATTTAGAAGTTCTATAGATTCTTAAGTAATCTGGCTAGAGCCATTTGTGTTGCCGAATTAGATGTGTATTACTTGCTCAATTATAGCTtttgctattttttctttttgggtctGGGAATGTTTTCTACTACTTACACTGTTAATTGattttttgcttttttgtttCAGGTGAAAATGTGTTTTTGGATGCCTCAACACCAGTCTTAGTGGCAAATCAgattgttaattttggaagaagcAAATCATGTACGTGGCGTTCTAGATTTAAGTATATATATGCTCTTCAATTTActttcttctttgcttctttaATCCTTCTTCATTCTAGCAGAATAAATCCAAAATTGTTATTGATGATTTTTGGTACCTAGCTCCTGTAGTTAGACAACTTAGAAGAATGGCACAACAAAGATGAACTCTTTGGTCCTATCTAAAAGCACGTCATAAACCATCTCTTTTAAATGCTTAAGCTTTTTTATGAAGGCAAATGAATGCATCTATATATCTATAACACAATTCTTATTAAAGGCTTCTCAACGCAAATATATATATCTATAACACAATTCTTATTAAAGGCTTTCAAACGTAAAATGTGCTTGAATTTGGAAGCTTGTGGACCATTTGTTTGTAATAGCAGTTAGGATTGGAAGTTTAGAAAACTTCATTTCATTCCAAATTCCAACATTAGGAAACTCAAACCTTTATCCATAAATTCAAATAATAGATTATGATGATTCTTAACACTTGGGGCACCATCCATGAGAAAGAGGGGTGGGAGAACACAAGGTCAGCATGTAGGAGAGTGTTATTAAAGGATATataaaagagttgaaatttgacaAGTGATAATACACGATCCTGAATTGTTGACTATTCATGTGAATCATTGGTCGTCGCTATGGTGTATTTGACTAGTGCAAAAAtttcatttcctttcttcaatgcATCATTTATTTGGAATAAGATATGGTGGCTCACATCTATTTGTGCAGAGCTAGtggcctttttctttttcaagatttTCTCTAGATTTAGCTAGTACCCGCACAGTGATCACTTACCTGATTACTTTTGAAGATACCATCAGGGATGGATCCAGGAAAGTtggaaaacaagaaagaagggagggggggggggggagctAAAAATATATATCAATAGCTTTGGTGGTGGAGATGGTAGTAGCAGTGTTGGAAGAAGGGAAGGGGAAATAGAGAATaagattttttataataacatttttTACCCCTTAACTTTTCTGAACTGCTTCAATTTAATTCTCATGTTTCTGGATGGAAAATGGGAAAACTCGAAATGAAAAAGTTGATCAATCTTTGATGGGGAGGTAAAACTGAAACTATTTAGAAACATTGGGGACAAAATCATGGAACTGTTTTCTTTAAGCTTGAACTGTGGAATTTTCTTGAATGTATCCCGTTGCATGTTGCCTACTTATGAGACTACCTTTGAAAACGTCATGATTTAATGGTTGTCTTATTTTAATTGGTGAAGGTTGATTGTATGGGGCATTGTTGATTGCAGATGTTGTACGAATGCTGCTGCCTGACACTATTCCTCCGTCGTACAAGGGTTCAAATATTCGTTATTTGTACTATGTTAGAACTGCATTAATGGGAGGGTGGCTAGTGCTTGAAAACGGGCAGTCTCGTCCAGAGACCACAAATGATGTTAATGATTTGGTTGGTTTTCGAATGAATTCCTGACATATGCTGAAATGCTTTTGCATCACTTTATTTTCATGCTGAGTTATGGTTCTGATGTTGgcatatcttttttgttttttgcatTGTCAGGAAAATGTTTGCCTTTCCcccatgttttatttttattttattatataattcaaGCTTTATTAGAGAGCTAATAATAACAGGAGAGGGAAGGCTCTAGCATGCCATGATGATTTGCACTCATTTTAAGCAATTCCATGGGAGTAGTATGTCATTCTTATTGGGGGATGATTATCAGCCTTATTTATAGATAGGTGGAAAATAGCCCAATTGCTAGAGGTTGATAGACATGGAGAGAACCTATATATGAAAACCACTAaggagattttaattttaattgttggTCTACCATTACAAGTTTGTTAGTTTCAATGCGAAACCATTGAGGTGCAATCTTGTTTTGTAATCATGAGCCATATGCCAGATTAATGTATAGGCAGGTGGCTTTTGGGCTCAGGTTATGAATTTGAAAAAATGTTGTTAGACTCTTTGCTCAACAATACTATGAAGTTTTCTCCTTATGATATCTGCAATGCATAAAAATCATGTAGTGGGGATGCATGAAGATATTAaattgcaaaaatatttttttatcttttagagCAATACTACAAATCAGCTCCTAAggaattttaattaccaaatcaGTCTCCAAATTTTTATTTCATAGCTAGTTGGTTCCCACATCAAATTGTTCGTCTATATGGAGGGACTGACTTGAGAATCTTAAAAAATTCTTAGGGACTTTCATATGTTTATTAAATAACGATGGAAACTAATTTGTCTAAACTTTCATATGTTAAGCAGAATATGACATGGGGATGATTTGCCTAACAAAATAAAATGTTGGGGGACTGATTTGGTTAATTAAATTCATTGGAGCTAAAGTATCCAACTAAAATTTCTTATGACTGATATGAAAtattactctattttttattttataacattGTAACATTTTGATATAGTtgcttttacatattttttaagttgtttactttcacttttacAGGAAGTACGTGTTCCATTACAAATATGGATAAACCAGAAAGTCAATGGCTTTCAATCTGATGAAGGTTACCTGAATAGCtaacttatttttctatttcctaTGCATTGTAAACCTGCTAATAGTTTTTGACTTCCATTAAcattttattttctcaaattattgaagttaaaaatcaATAGTGATTGATCATTTTACTGCTATCTGTTAGCATATGAGAATGTTATTCATTTGACAAGTTTATtacttgattttgatttttgaatgttAGTGTGGTATTTTCTCATAGTTCTTTCAGTTTTTTATTGCTTCTGCTCCTTGCTCTAGATTCTGATtatgatttttgttttgttttacttTCCGTTTCATTGCTTTTGGTGTGTTGCGGAAACACCTGCATACTAATACTTATATATAGATATATCTTGTTTTTTCAGATATTGTTCCTCCAACTATTATCCAACCGGATTTATTTTGGAAAGAGGTGGATGCAGATGCTGATTGGGTATGCTATTGGTGATATTTTTTAATTGGGTAATTTAAACTTATCTGTGGTGTAGCCTAAACTCATTTGTCACCCTTTCTTTAAATAATctggtttatttgtttttgtaatTGTCAAATATTTTGTGTGCAATATGTGAAATGACTTGATAAATTATGCTCTAAACTGGTTATCTATGGACTATGGGATTTTGGTTAGAAAACAAAGTGGTCCAATGTACAAGTTGTTACTGTGGGGAGTTTAGATGTACACAACTTTTATCTTCGCAAGCAGTGTCTTTTCAGGAATTGAATCCAGTTGCTATTACACCAAGGTTCAGCTGATTTTggttataaagaaagaaaaaacaatgcTCTTTGTTTGGGAAAGTGGAATACAAAGAATGTGAGTAGTGACTAGCTAGGGAAAAAAATTGGGTCATAAATTTATGATGCTTTTGCttctatttttgttatgttaCAATGCTATTGCATCTCTAAGTTTGTTTTCCTTAAATGTATTATTTTGCTTTTGATAGAAAGAAAAACATTAATGAGAAAGAAATAGTACCGAGGGAGAGGATAAAATATTGTTCAAAGAGTGAAGCAACATAGAATGTGCAAAATAAATTTAGCTACTTGACCAGACTGGCAGCATGCAAATCTCTCAGCACATAAGAGTTTGGTTGGTTTATATTTCTTGTTTccaaaattaattagaaaaataaaacattatTTCCAATTTTCCCTGTTTCCAGCATTTTGTAAAGGGTACACTGAAACAAAATTTTGCAACTTCCATTGTTTTCTTCACAAAATCTTGAAACAGGCAGGTttgaaaatagaatttttataatgagttttgaaaatagaaaatgaaCATATCTAACAGAGCGAGACCACTACAGATTGCATGTGAAGCTAAAGAAAATACTCTTTCTCAAATATGGCAAAAGTTTTCTTACAATAGCAACCGTTGTATCCTGATATTGTTctattttttcccttttatttaatGGGCGCTTGTCCTTTGTTGTATTCCTTCATTCATGCTGGAAGTTTGAATGTAAACTTTTTCTATAGTCATCCTTCTTCCTATAAGGATTCAGTGCTTGTTAAACTGTATTATATATTTCAAATCCTCCTCTGAGAACTATTTATTCTTCTTGTTTCTGGTTTTATGCAAATCCCTCACTTGGCATACACTTCTGTAATGTATTGACGTTCACTTAACCCATAGCTACCTTTTTTTTCACACAATAGATATAACATAGAATCATTTCTGTCCAGGTTAGAGCAAATGATTATTACGATGCTGCTGAGGAGGACTATGACAGCTCAAGGGATGATGTGTCCTCtgtttcttcttttaattataaCCCCACTAAAGAAAATCTTTACAGAGGGTTTGGAAGTTCATTATCATTACGATCTTCTTCTGCAAGATCATTGAACAGAGAATCTTTTGCTCTAGAAGGTCATCGAACAAGTTTATCTTCAAATATAGCGCTTCCTCGACTTTCTGTTGCTGAGGTGTTATCTGATCCTGGCGCCGGTGAGTTATTTACCTGTACCTGTACTCAGATAGGACAGTTTGTTTGAAACTGATTATTGTTCTGTTGAGAAAGCAATCAGTTACAAGTTTCAAGTTATGCTGGTTTATTAGTGTCTCATAGATAGGTGTCATCTTTTGCTATTGCTTTCTCCAAGGACCTGCTTTGCCAAATAATCTTTCGTATAACAGATGTCTTATCAAACCAGAAATCACTTGCTATTGCCTCACCAAGTGAGCAACAGAAGTACAGGAAACCATTTTCTGCAGAAGATGATGCTGGAGTATCCACTTCACCAGAAGCGGGAGCGAATGAGTCTTTAGCatgtaaattgataaattttcttcACTTTGAGTTGATTTTGATATCCAAAGGATACATTTTGGATATTAACATTCAATATAGATTCTGCTTAAGCTAATCTGTTTCATACATTTTCCACAGCAGAAGGCTTCACTAGAGGAAGGTCTTATAACATCAAACTGGATGATCAAGTTTTGCTtaaattttcaccaaaaaattCTGATGCAACTTATTACTTCAGTGATATGGTAATGATAGCCTTAATAGAGTTTGATTCATTCTGTGCACTTGTTGAAATCTCTAATCACAAACAACTTGTTGCAGATAGGTGGGACTCTTACTTTCTTTCATGAAGAAGGAGCTAGGAGATGCCTTGAGGTGATTGGCCTGTTGTGAGCTTTATTTAAACTAATAACTAACCAATTATTCAGCACGATTGATGCAATGGAAGGAATTTATTAGTATAATGATCATTTTGCAGATCTCGGTAACATTGGAAACTTCAGAAACTATAAGTAGGCGATTTATTCACCCTTCTAGGAGGAATTCCCCGACAATAACCAAGGTATGTACCCTTACTGCTCAAGCTTTTTTGAATCCAAGTTAATTTTTGTATGTGTTACTGCTAAATGTCATCAAACAATAAAATTTCCTTCTTTGATTGAACTCGCTCTTGTTTATTTAGTTGTCTCCCTTTAGCCTCTCTTGGTATAAACCTCCTCAAGAGATGCTACTATTGCTTTCTCCCAAGTGAACTTTTGCAAATATGTAGTTACATGTGCTTGTGATTATAGGCTTATGAACTTAACATTCTATGCGGATGTGGTGCTTTTTTGGGTCTTGTTGGCACTTTTACTTCTCAATATTCACAACTGTAAAGCATTCCTCATCATCTAGCAGTTTTATAGGGACTCTGATCGCAAATTGCAGATGAAGCAATTCTTTATTTTGTTCTACTTACATATTAACAGTATCTGTCTGCATTATATTATGTCCTCCGTCTTGACTTTTGGCTTGTGTTCTGATTTTTCATGGAATATccagaaagaaaaagcaatgagaTCTTGATGTAACTAGTGGAAAACTGAATCTATGAGCATTTAATATTCAAAATGATACTGGAATCTGATTCTGACAATTATGTTCTCAACTTTGCTTTTAGATTCAGAGCGACCATCATGAGGTTGTTGCAGATTTGGTGCAGACAAGCTTCTTGTTTTCTATTCCAATGGATGGTCCAATGTCCTTCTCCACTTCACATGTATCTGTGCAATGGGTTCTTCGTTTTGAGTTCTTCACAACTCCAAAGAACGTGGATTGGAGAAGGTACGTGTTTCCCATCTATGAAGGCTTAGcatatacttttatatttttattgtttttttgaaaataattaattgGAATCAATATGTTCTGTAACAATAATTTTCTAggaatgaaaatataaaagtaaaatattatGAACCATCTCCGGACCCTGCGTTAATGCAAGATGCTTGTACACCGGGCTGTCCTCTCCTTTCCTCCCCTCCCCCCCAAAAAAATGAACTAAGGGTTTTGGAAGGTTAATAAAAAACTCCTGAAACCCTTGCCTctcgaaaaataaaattcatcaaCAA contains:
- the LOC112730800 gene encoding uncharacterized protein, which codes for MLKGRFSFFGASSNSINTNTKNYSSLSKGEELRPKLNLETDRQVYRPGDPVVVTIQISNPSNEYSFLMERLGFEIKGIEKLDTQWFATPKPLPGSKQRRGENVFLDASTPVLVANQIVNFGRSKSYVVRMLLPDTIPPSYKGSNIRYLYYVRTALMGGWLVLENGQSRPETTNDVNDLEVRVPLQIWINQKVNGFQSDEDIVPPTIIQPDLFWKEVDADADWVRANDYYDAAEEDYDSSRDDVSSVSSFNYNPTKENLYRGFGSSLSLRSSSARSLNRESFALEGHRTSLSSNIALPRLSVAEVLSDPGADVLSNQKSLAIASPSEQQKYRKPFSAEDDAGVSTSPEAGANESLASEGFTRGRSYNIKLDDQVLLKFSPKNSDATYYFSDMIGGTLTFFHEEGARRCLEISVTLETSETISRRFIHPSRRNSPTITKIQSDHHEVVADLVQTSFLFSIPMDGPMSFSTSHVSVQWVLRFEFFTTPKNVDWRRYEHPLLIEGRDKTEWVLPITVHAPPSRALPSGTRNDKHFSLDPSWGHN